A window of the Linepithema humile isolate Giens D197 chromosome 4, Lhum_UNIL_v1.0, whole genome shotgun sequence genome harbors these coding sequences:
- the LOC136999783 gene encoding uncharacterized protein, with protein MQDDKCKFGKAIPLPSYHHVHQRFFAGWCHAYTIPPTLPETLKGRTLDDIQKEVSNCLIKIYALCEYIANITCEKSIDVQDVLQNLGDKAARYLPESTVLEFLLNVKSPVLKTVEDHLQMYSDMSPSTFWDGNNNYMRKKKHNKRSINVKY; from the exons ATGCAGGacgataaatgtaaattcgGTAAAGCGATTCCTTTACCTTCGTATCATCACGTTCATCAA AGGTTTTTCGCGGGATGGTGTCACGCCTACACGATACCACCCACGTTGCCCGAGACCTTAAAAGGCCGTACATTGGACGACATTCAGAAGGAAGTCTCGAAttgcttaataaaaatctacgCGTTGTGCGAATACATAGCAAATATAACGTGTGAAAAG TCGATCGACGTTCAAGACGTGCTGCAGAACTTGGGAGATAAGGCGGCCCGGTATCTCCCTGAAAGCACGGTTCTCGAGTTTCTCCTGAACGTGAAATCGCCTGTTCTGAAGACCGTCGAGGACCATCTACAAATGTATTCCGACATGTCACCGAGCACGTTTTGGGacggtaataataattatatgcgtaaaaaaaaacacaataaacgtagtattaatgttaaatattag
- the Nup44A gene encoding nucleoporin SEH1 isoform X1, with translation MFEAHSINAEHKDLIHDIAYDYYGERMATCSSDQFVKVWDEDEHGNWHLTASWKAHSGSVWKVTWAHPEFGQVLATCSFDRTAAVWEEIVGEGSGPEARGSKHWIKRTNLVDSRTSVTDVKFAPKILGLLLATCSADGFVRIYEAPDIMNLSQWTLQHDINCKLSCSCLSWNPSLSRLHPPMIAVGSDDPNPTLGAKVFIYEYSESSRRWMKMETLSSVTDAVYDIAFAPNLGRNFHTLAIATKDVRIATLKPTQDSSQSGVSQFETNIVAQFDDHYCTVWRVSWNFMGTILASSGDDGCVRLWKDNFINHWKCISVLKGDGTPVQGAETPLLATPPTSSTPAQQTPSTTRVVSVATVTAEKPIATTVCNNKWQPPVIKGRFSKSVWLGNPSEPTPPPPPIVTKK, from the exons ATGTTCGAGGCACATAGTATCAATGCAGAGCACAAAGATCTCATACATGACATCGCTTACGATTATTATGGAGAACGAATGGCGACATGTTCCAGTGATCAATTTGTTAAG GTTTGGGATGAAGATGAACACGGAAACTGGCACTTGACTGCTTCTTGGAAGGCTCACAGTGGTTCAGTATGGAAAGTTACTTGGGCGCATCCTGAATTTGGTCAAGTACTTGCTACATGTTCATTTGATCGAACTGCTGCTGTTTGGGAAGAAATCG TTGGCGAAGGGTCTGGGCCAGAGGCACGTGGTAGCAAGCATTGGATCAAAAGAACAAATTTAGTTGACTCCCGCACCTCAGTCACGGATGTAAAATTTGCACCAAAGATTTTAGGTCTCTTATTGGCCACTTGCAGCGCAGATGGATTTGTTCGGATATATGAGGCACCAGATATCATGAATTTGAGCCAGTGGACGTTACAACATGATATCAATTGCAAACTTTCATGTAGCTGTCTTTCATGGAATCCATCTCTTTCAAG attacaTCCACCTATGATAGCAGTCGGTAGTGACGATCCAAATCCAACGCTTGGAGCGAAGGTCTTCATTTACGAATATTCTGAGAGCAGTAGACGTTGGATGAAGATGGAGACATTGTCGAGTGTTACGGATGCCGTTTACGATATTGCATTTGCTCCTAATTTAGGCAGAAATTTCCACACACTAGCCATAGCTACGAAAGATGTACGGATAGCTACGTTGAAGCCGACGCA ggACAGTTCGCAGTCTGGTGTATCGCAGTTCGAAACGAATATAGTCGCGCAATTCGATGATCATTACTGTACCGTGTGGCGTGTTAGCTGGAATTTTATGGGAACAATTTTAGCGAGTTCCGGCGACGACGGCTGTGTCCGATTGTGGaaagacaattttattaacCACTGGAAATGCATTTCGGTCCTCAAAGGGGACGGCACCCCGGTACAGGGTGCCGAAACTCCCCTTTTAGCGACTCCGCCGACTTCGTCCACGCCGGCACAGCAGACGCCGTCTACCACCAG GGTCGTAAGCGTAGCCACAGTTACGGCGGAGAAGCCGATAGCTACCACTGTGTGCAATAATAAGTGGCAACCGCCCGTTATAAAGGGACGCTTTAGTAAATCTGTGTGGCTCGGTAATCCCAGCGAACCGacgccgccaccgccaccgatcgtaacaaagaaataa
- the Nup44A gene encoding nucleoporin SEH1 isoform X2, protein MFEAHSINAEHKDLIHDIAYDYYGERMATCSSDQFVKVWDEDEHGNWHLTASWKAHSGSVWKVTWAHPEFGQVLATCSFDRTAAVWEEIVGEGSGPEARGSKHWIKRTNLVDSRTSVTDVKFAPKILGLLLATCSADGFVRIYEAPDIMNLSQWTLQHDINCKLSCSCLSWNPSLSRLHPPMIAVGSDDPNPTLGAKVFIYEYSESSRRWMKMETLSSVTDAVYDIAFAPNLGRNFHTLAIATKDVRIATLKPTQDSSQSGVSQFETNIVAQFDDHYCTVWRVSWNFMGTILASSGDDGCVRLWKDNFINHWKCISVLKGDGTPVQGAETPLLATPPTSSTPAQQTPSTTRYYKLGTISHPSQVPWH, encoded by the exons ATGTTCGAGGCACATAGTATCAATGCAGAGCACAAAGATCTCATACATGACATCGCTTACGATTATTATGGAGAACGAATGGCGACATGTTCCAGTGATCAATTTGTTAAG GTTTGGGATGAAGATGAACACGGAAACTGGCACTTGACTGCTTCTTGGAAGGCTCACAGTGGTTCAGTATGGAAAGTTACTTGGGCGCATCCTGAATTTGGTCAAGTACTTGCTACATGTTCATTTGATCGAACTGCTGCTGTTTGGGAAGAAATCG TTGGCGAAGGGTCTGGGCCAGAGGCACGTGGTAGCAAGCATTGGATCAAAAGAACAAATTTAGTTGACTCCCGCACCTCAGTCACGGATGTAAAATTTGCACCAAAGATTTTAGGTCTCTTATTGGCCACTTGCAGCGCAGATGGATTTGTTCGGATATATGAGGCACCAGATATCATGAATTTGAGCCAGTGGACGTTACAACATGATATCAATTGCAAACTTTCATGTAGCTGTCTTTCATGGAATCCATCTCTTTCAAG attacaTCCACCTATGATAGCAGTCGGTAGTGACGATCCAAATCCAACGCTTGGAGCGAAGGTCTTCATTTACGAATATTCTGAGAGCAGTAGACGTTGGATGAAGATGGAGACATTGTCGAGTGTTACGGATGCCGTTTACGATATTGCATTTGCTCCTAATTTAGGCAGAAATTTCCACACACTAGCCATAGCTACGAAAGATGTACGGATAGCTACGTTGAAGCCGACGCA ggACAGTTCGCAGTCTGGTGTATCGCAGTTCGAAACGAATATAGTCGCGCAATTCGATGATCATTACTGTACCGTGTGGCGTGTTAGCTGGAATTTTATGGGAACAATTTTAGCGAGTTCCGGCGACGACGGCTGTGTCCGATTGTGGaaagacaattttattaacCACTGGAAATGCATTTCGGTCCTCAAAGGGGACGGCACCCCGGTACAGGGTGCCGAAACTCCCCTTTTAGCGACTCCGCCGACTTCGTCCACGCCGGCACAGCAGACGCCGTCTACCACCAGGTACTACAAACTGGGTACCATCAGTCATCCAAGCCAAGTACCTTGGCATTAG